AAAGCACAGCGTGACATTGACCATATGGCCCGCATCCGACAGGGCACGGCAGGCCTTCAGCCCGTCCCAGGTCAGTGGCACCTTCACCGCGATATTATCGGCGATCTTGGCCAGATGCTTACCTTCGCGGATCATGTCGTCGGCCTTTTCGGCCACCACCTCGGCCGAAACCGGGCCCTCGACCATATCGCAGATTTCGCGGGTCACTTCCTCGATGTCGCGCCCCGCCTTGAGGATCAGCGAGGGGTTGGTGGTCACGCCATCGACCATGCCCAGATCGTTCAGCTCGCGGATGGCATCGACATCGGCGGTATCGACAAAGAATTTCATGGCGCTCTCCTGCATTGCGTCTGGCGGAGTGATAGCGCATCGGCGCCGGTGCGGGAAGCACCGGGCGCTTGTTTTTCGCGCGGTCTCGGGCCAAGTCTGCCGGGACTTCGTGTGAAGGGCAGGACGTGAGTTTCTACGAGGAAGGCCAGAGGATCGGTGTGCTGACGACCGAGCCGGTCTGGCTGCTGGATTATCTGGCGCCGGAGGGCGGCGTGGCCGAGGGGCAGATCGTCATCTGCCCGCTGGGTCCGCGCCGGGTGATGGGTGCCGTCTGGGGGCCGGGCGAGGGGGCCTTTGACGCGGCGAAGCTGCGCGCGGTGGCGCGACTGGTCGATGCCGCGCCGCTTTCGCCGGAACTGCGCGATTTCCTCAGCCGCGCGGCGGAATACACGCTGACGCCCTTGCCGATGATGCTGCGCATGGCGATGCGCGCGCCGGATCTGGGCAAGCCTCCGGCCGAACGGAAGATCATCCACCGCGCCGGGCCTCCGCCCTCGCGCATGACCGAGGCGCGTCAAGCGGTGCTGCGCGTACTGGACGATCACGGCGGGGCGGGCTTCGCGCCCTCCGAGCTGGCGCAGATGGCCGGGGTCGGGACCAGCGTGGTCAAGGGGCTGGTCGCAGCCGGCACGCTGGTCGAGGTCTCGGCGCCGCGCGACATGCCCTATCCGAAGCTGGACCCCGATCTGCCGGGCAAGGCGCTGGCCCCGGATCAGGCCGAGGCGGCGACCGCGCTGCGCGAGGCGGTAGCCTCGGACGGCTATGGCACCACGCTTCTGCGCGGGGTGACCGGATCGGGCAAGACCGAGGTCTATCTGGAGGCCGTCGCCGCCTGCCTGCGCGCCGGGCGGCAGGCGCTTGTCCTGCTGCCCGAGATCGCGCTCTCTGCCGAGTTCCTCGACCGGGTCGAGGCGCGGTTCGGCGCGCGGCCCGGCGAATGGCATTCCGGCATCAGCCGGACCGAGCGGCGGCGGCTGTGGCACATGGCCGGGCAGGGCGAGGTTTCGCTGGTGGTCGGCGCGCGGTCCTCGCTGTTTCTGCCGTTCCGCGATCTGGGGCTGATCGTGGTCGATGAAGAGCATGATTCATCGTATAAACAGGAAGATACGGTCTATTATTCAGCCCGCGACATGGCGGTCCTGCGCGGGGCCGGGGCTTCTGCGCAGGTGGTGCTGGCCTCGGCCACGCCGAGCCTTGAAAGCTGGGTGAATGCGGGGTCGGGTAAGTATAAGCGGCTGGATCTGCGGTCGCGCTATGGCGAGGCGGAACTGCCCGAGATGGCGACGATCGATCTGCGCGCCGAAAAGATGCCGGGCGGGCAGTGGATCTCTCCGACGTTGGCGCAGGCGGTCGAGGCGCGGCTGGCGCGGGGCGAGCAGTCGCTGCTGTTCCTGAACCGCCGTGGCTATGCGCCGGTGACGGTCTGCCGGGCCTGTGGCGAACAGATCGGCTGTCAGCAATGCGATGCGCGGATGGTCGAGCATCGCTTCCAGAACCGGCTGGTCTGCCATCAGTGCGGCGAGTCGCGGCCCATTCCCGCCGAATGCCCGTCCTGCGGGGTCGAGGGCCGGCTGGCCCCGGTCGGGCCGGGGGTCGAGCGGCTGGCCGAAGAGGTCGCGGCGCGGTTTCCCGACGCCAGGGCCACGGTGCTGTCCTCGGATCTGTTCGGCTCGGCCCGAGCGATGAAAGAGACGATCGCCGAGATCGCAGAGGGCGATACGGAGATCATCATCGGCACGCAACTGGTTGCAAAAGGGCATAATTTTCCCCGGCTGACGCTGGTCGGGGTGATCGATGCCGATCTGGGTCTGCAAGGCGCCGATCTGCGCGCCGCCGAGCGGTCGTTTCAGCTGATGCGGCAGGTGGCGGGCCGCGCGGGTCGCGTGGCGGGGGATCGTCCGGGGTTGGCCTTGTTGCAGACCCATCAGCCGGATCATGCTGTCATCCGGGCGATCCTTGCCGGGGATGACGAGGGGTTCTGGGATGCCGAGGCGGCGATGCGCCGCGAGGCCGGAATGCCGCCATTCGGGCGGCTGGCGGGGATCATCCTGTCGCATCCCGATGCCGCGACGCTGGCCGATTTCGCCCGGCATCTGGCTGGCCGCGCCGCCCCGATTGCCGAGGCGGGGGCCGAGCTTTGGGGGCCCGCGCCCGCGCCCATCGCGCGCATCCGGGGGCGGCACCGGATGCGGATGCTGATCCGTGCGCCAAGGCAGGCGGCGTTGCAGAAGGCGATCTCGGACTGGCTGGGG
This genomic window from Paracoccus sediminicola contains:
- the fsa gene encoding fructose-6-phosphate aldolase, whose product is MKFFVDTADVDAIRELNDLGMVDGVTTNPSLILKAGRDIEEVTREICDMVEGPVSAEVVAEKADDMIREGKHLAKIADNIAVKVPLTWDGLKACRALSDAGHMVNVTLCFSPAQAILAAKAGATFISPFIGRLDDIHLDGMELIADIREIYDNYGYDTQILAASIRSVNHIIEAGRIGADVITSPPNVIKSMATHPLTDKGLAQFNADWEKTGQKIG
- a CDS encoding primosomal protein N', with amino-acid sequence MSFYEEGQRIGVLTTEPVWLLDYLAPEGGVAEGQIVICPLGPRRVMGAVWGPGEGAFDAAKLRAVARLVDAAPLSPELRDFLSRAAEYTLTPLPMMLRMAMRAPDLGKPPAERKIIHRAGPPPSRMTEARQAVLRVLDDHGGAGFAPSELAQMAGVGTSVVKGLVAAGTLVEVSAPRDMPYPKLDPDLPGKALAPDQAEAATALREAVASDGYGTTLLRGVTGSGKTEVYLEAVAACLRAGRQALVLLPEIALSAEFLDRVEARFGARPGEWHSGISRTERRRLWHMAGQGEVSLVVGARSSLFLPFRDLGLIVVDEEHDSSYKQEDTVYYSARDMAVLRGAGASAQVVLASATPSLESWVNAGSGKYKRLDLRSRYGEAELPEMATIDLRAEKMPGGQWISPTLAQAVEARLARGEQSLLFLNRRGYAPVTVCRACGEQIGCQQCDARMVEHRFQNRLVCHQCGESRPIPAECPSCGVEGRLAPVGPGVERLAEEVAARFPDARATVLSSDLFGSARAMKETIAEIAEGDTEIIIGTQLVAKGHNFPRLTLVGVIDADLGLQGADLRAAERSFQLMRQVAGRAGRVAGDRPGLALLQTHQPDHAVIRAILAGDDEGFWDAEAAMRREAGMPPFGRLAGIILSHPDAATLADFARHLAGRAAPIAEAGAELWGPAPAPIARIRGRHRMRMLIRAPRQAALQKAISDWLGPVKLPVNMRLSVDIDPQSFL